One genomic segment of Sander lucioperca isolate FBNREF2018 chromosome 10, SLUC_FBN_1.2, whole genome shotgun sequence includes these proteins:
- the LOC116037836 gene encoding C-type lectin domain family 10 member A-like — protein MNRNPQEEIEEIEEEASYVNAPVCTVDKVAAPADQRSLFFTQSFPPIAVCWLILLVNMGLRIHFTSVISENDAKLRAENQQLTSQNQQLKARNQELETQIRNMTTTDDYCSKENNGSERQRKACQEDWLLNESNCYEIHDADPSNQKTWEEARANCSGYNADFVIVHSQEEKDMINGYSWGKQDESGYWIGLRVENGRWKWIDGSDLAVDFWIGTPFDGQCAVSVQGVGWRSVSCADRKRWICKKKALCV, from the exons ATGAACAGAAATCCACAGGAGGAAATTG AGGAAATCGAGGAAGAAGCTAGCTATGTTAATGCACCAGTATGCACTGTGGATAAAGTGGCAGCCCCTGCAG accagagGTCTCTCTTCTTCACTCAGTCTTTTCCACCGATAGCAGTGTGTTGGCTGATACTGTTAGTTAACATGGGCCTTCGTATCCACT TTACCTCTGTCATTTCTGAAAATGACGCCAAGCTGAGGgcagaaaaccagcagctgacaTCCCAAAACCAGCAGCTTAAGGCACGAAACCAGGAGCTGGAGACACAAATACGAAACATGACGACAACTGATGATTACTGCTCCAAAGAAAATAACG GTTCAGAGAGACAGCGTAAAGCTTGTCAGGAGGACTGGTTACTCAACGAGTCTAACTGCTATGAGATTCATGATGCTGATCCTTCTAATCAGAAAACCTGGGAAGAAGCTCGAGCAAACTGCAGCGGATATAACgcagattttgttattgtacACAGTCAAGAGGAAAAG GATATGATCAATGGTTACAGCTGGGGTAAACAAGATGAGAGTGGATACTGGATTGGCCTGAGAGTTGAAAATGGGAGATGGAAGTGGATTGATGGAAGTGATCTGGCTGTAGA CTTCTGGATAGGAACTCCCTTTGACGGTCAGTGTGCAGTTTCTGTCCAGGGCGTAGGATGGAGATCAGTGAGCTGTGCTGACAGAAAACGATGGATCTGCAAAAAGAAGGCTTTATGTGTTTAA
- the LOC116037834 gene encoding C-type lectin domain family 12 member B-like — translation MSLYLQEIKEKADYVNAPACTVDKVAAPPEEIIEEASYVNVPACTVDKVAAPQDQRSLFFTQSFPLIAVCWLILLVIMGLRIHFTSVISENDTKLTAVNQQLELSTEFTKTRDSGDTNERDYVIDSSTNWNKLNVSRAQWSIDAYCPKTDKVRQCKGCQNGWILSGSNCYGYNNADPPDQKTWEEAREDCRGKSSDLVVVHNEEEKTVLNKYSVGSSGTDGYWFGLRAEGGRWKWIDGSNLTESYWTPQPPPTATDGQCVMSVQNVGWRSVSCTEKKQWICEKKALSV, via the exons atgtctctttaTCTGCAG GAAATCAAAGAAAAAGCTGACTATGTTAATGCACCAGCATGCACTGTGGATAAAGTAGCAGCCCCTCCAG AGGAAATCATAGAAGAAGCTAGCTATGTTAATGTACCAGCATGCACTGTGGATAAAGTGGCAGCCCCTCAAG accagagGTCTCTCTTCTTCACTCAGTCTTTTCCACTGATAGCAGTGTGTTGGCTGATACTGTTAGTCATCATGGGCCTTCGTATCCACT TTACTTCTGTCATTTCTGAAAACGACACCAAGCTGACTGCAGTAAACCAGCAGCTGGAACTGAGCACTGAATTTACCAAGACACGAGACTCTGGCGACACA AATGAGAGGGACTACGTGATTGACAGCAGTACAAACTGGAATAAACTCAACGTCAGTCGAGCTCAGTGGAGCATTGATGCCTACTGCCCCAAAACAGATAAAG TGAGACAGTGTAAAGGTTGTCAGAATGGCTGGATACTCAGTGGGTCTAACTGCTATGGGTATAATAACGCTGATCCTCCTGATCAGAAAACCTGGGAAGAAGCTCGAGAAGACTGTAGAGGAAAGAGTTCAGATTTGGTTGTTGTacataatgaagaggaaaag ACTGTTCTCAATAAATACAGCGTGGGTAGTTCAGGAACTGATGGATACTGGTTTGGCCTGAGAGCTGAAGGTGGGAGATGGAAGTGGATTGATGGAAGTAATCTGACTGAAAG CTACTGGACACCACAACCTCCTCCTACTGCTACTGATGGTCAGTGTGTAATGTCTGTCCAGAACGTAGGATGGAGATCAGTGAGCTGTACTGAGAAAAAACAATGGATCTGCGAAAAGAAGGCTTTATCTGTTTAA